The following proteins are encoded in a genomic region of Mycolicibacterium rutilum:
- a CDS encoding helix-turn-helix transcriptional regulator — MTVSPGPRRDRLRELLDAVVDADNSGVEEMARSSHASEFHFSREVRRLTGESPAAMRRRIMLERAAWRLQRGEKVTAVATEEGWSSAEVFSRAFRRTFGVPPSRAADVPFRVTAPNGLHFHPPGSLWLDSAGDAKEPDISQLMVAHDIADTGYLLDRAGELTETQWAQPVAPGQVVLDWDGPEPSVGDVLGAIVWTKEVWLATIDGRDFPDRSATRAATTTAATLAAHHEVIGGRWAAMVSEYSADGRLGDTVIDALCDPPESFQLYGIIAHVLNYAALRRGLARAMLAGHGVETHRGDPLEWMRGN; from the coding sequence GTGACCGTGAGCCCAGGACCACGCCGTGACCGCCTCCGGGAACTGCTCGACGCGGTCGTCGACGCCGACAACAGCGGCGTCGAGGAGATGGCGCGCAGCAGCCACGCCTCGGAGTTCCACTTCTCGCGCGAGGTCCGCAGGCTGACCGGCGAGTCGCCGGCGGCGATGCGCCGCCGGATCATGCTCGAGCGCGCGGCGTGGCGGTTGCAGCGCGGGGAGAAGGTGACCGCGGTCGCCACCGAGGAGGGCTGGTCGTCGGCGGAGGTGTTCTCCCGGGCGTTCCGCCGCACGTTCGGGGTGCCGCCGTCGCGCGCGGCCGATGTGCCGTTCCGTGTGACCGCACCCAACGGGCTGCACTTTCATCCACCCGGTTCGCTGTGGCTCGACAGCGCCGGCGACGCGAAGGAGCCCGACATCTCGCAACTGATGGTGGCGCACGACATCGCCGACACCGGATACCTCTTGGATCGGGCCGGCGAACTGACCGAAACGCAATGGGCGCAACCGGTCGCGCCGGGCCAGGTGGTCCTCGACTGGGACGGTCCCGAACCCAGCGTCGGCGACGTGCTCGGCGCGATCGTGTGGACCAAGGAGGTCTGGCTGGCCACCATCGACGGCCGCGACTTCCCGGATCGGTCCGCGACCCGCGCCGCGACGACGACCGCGGCCACGTTGGCGGCACACCACGAGGTCATCGGTGGCCGTTGGGCGGCAATGGTTTCCGAATACTCGGCCGACGGCCGGCTGGGTGACACCGTGATCGATGCGCTGTGCGATCCGCCCGAGTCGTTTCAGCTGTACGGGATCATCGCGCACGTGCTGAACTACGCGGCCCTGCGGCGCGGCCTGGCCCGGGCGATGCTGGCCGGGCACGGTGTCGAAACCCATCGCGGTGATCCCCTGGAATGGATGAGAGGCAACTGA
- a CDS encoding dihydrofolate reductase family protein — MATVYYTASSLDGYIVDTDDSLDWLTSRDINRAGPFNYDEFIATIGAVVMGSVTYEWIVRNHPGDWMYEQPSWVITHRPQIIEKSHPVDTFAGDVAELHPKLVAAAAGKDVWVVGGGDVAAQFTSAGLIDEMIVSYAPCSLGSGSPVLPVRSEWALAESAVNRDFVCARWVTASRENRSDG; from the coding sequence TTGGCGACCGTCTACTACACCGCATCCAGCCTCGACGGCTACATCGTCGACACCGACGACAGCCTCGACTGGCTGACGTCGCGCGACATCAACCGGGCTGGACCGTTCAACTACGACGAGTTCATCGCCACGATCGGCGCGGTGGTGATGGGTTCGGTGACCTACGAGTGGATCGTGCGCAACCATCCGGGCGACTGGATGTACGAACAGCCGTCCTGGGTCATCACCCACCGCCCGCAGATCATCGAAAAGTCGCATCCGGTGGACACTTTCGCCGGTGACGTGGCCGAACTGCATCCCAAACTCGTGGCCGCGGCGGCCGGCAAGGACGTCTGGGTGGTCGGTGGCGGTGACGTGGCCGCGCAGTTCACCTCGGCGGGCCTGATCGACGAGATGATCGTCAGCTACGCGCCGTGCTCATTGGGTTCCGGGTCGCCGGTGCTGCCGGTGCGCTCGGAATGGGCACTGGCGGAGTCGGCGGTGAACCGCGACTTCGTGTGCGCCCGCTGGGTCACCGCTTCCCGGGAAAACCGTAGCGACGGATGA
- a CDS encoding TetR/AcrR family transcriptional regulator, producing MAKTPQKRGSTRTKMLISAAEVMRERGAAGVTIDEVLARSGAPRGSVYYHFPAGRNQILTEALKYAGEEITGVIDEAAANGGMYLVHKFVAFWEELLVESDFAAGCPVVAAAIGAVDQQPQLTTVAGNIFRHWRDALTRAFTSDGFGETDAASLAITCIAALEGAVVLCRSTRTVEPLRDVAEQVEFLIRSREFIRRYGFPGKR from the coding sequence CTGATCAGCGCCGCCGAGGTGATGCGCGAGCGCGGCGCCGCCGGTGTCACGATCGACGAGGTGCTGGCGCGCAGCGGCGCGCCGCGCGGATCGGTCTACTACCACTTCCCCGCGGGCCGCAACCAGATCCTCACCGAGGCCCTGAAGTACGCGGGCGAGGAGATCACCGGCGTCATCGACGAAGCCGCCGCCAATGGCGGCATGTACCTGGTCCACAAGTTCGTCGCGTTCTGGGAGGAACTGCTCGTCGAGAGCGACTTCGCCGCGGGGTGCCCGGTGGTCGCGGCGGCCATCGGCGCGGTCGATCAGCAGCCGCAGCTGACGACCGTCGCAGGCAACATCTTCCGGCACTGGCGCGACGCGTTGACCCGCGCGTTCACCTCGGACGGATTCGGTGAAACCGATGCGGCGTCGCTGGCGATCACGTGCATCGCCGCGTTGGAAGGCGCCGTGGTGCTGTGCCGGTCCACCCGCACCGTCGAACCGTTGCGCGACGTCGCCGAACAGGTCGAATTCCTGATCAGGTCGCGGGAGTTCATCCGTCGCTACGGTTTTCCCGGGAAGCGGTGA